Proteins encoded by one window of Luteimonas yindakuii:
- a CDS encoding mitochondrial fission ELM1 family protein, whose amino-acid sequence MQPARVWTLSDGHAGNLRQAAALAGALGLEAHDWQLDARMPWRLAAPRALPGARGAFGATFAHALAQPPRLAIGCGRQGALATRLAGAAGARTVQILDPRIDPHHWDLVVAPGHDGLRGDNVLTLLGSLHPVDDAWLAAAHASHPALAALPGPRTALLLGGPSRHVEFDLAAFERLAATLLPRITAEGGSLLATVSRRTPLDVLTALRARAADLPGMCWTGPGDGANPYAGLLAWADRIVCSADSVNMLSEAGATRVPVFVAEPERVRGRPRRFIDALLARGRVRALDAALAPFDVEPLRETARIAALVRERLDLRD is encoded by the coding sequence ATGCAACCAGCACGGGTGTGGACGCTGAGCGACGGCCACGCCGGCAACCTGCGGCAGGCGGCGGCGCTCGCCGGTGCGCTCGGTCTCGAGGCGCATGACTGGCAACTGGATGCCCGCATGCCGTGGCGCCTGGCGGCGCCGCGTGCCCTGCCGGGTGCGCGAGGAGCATTCGGGGCGACGTTCGCGCATGCGCTGGCGCAGCCACCGCGGCTTGCGATCGGTTGCGGAAGGCAGGGCGCTCTGGCCACCCGCCTCGCCGGCGCGGCCGGTGCACGCACGGTGCAGATCCTCGATCCACGGATCGATCCGCACCATTGGGATCTCGTGGTCGCGCCCGGACACGACGGCCTGCGCGGCGACAACGTGCTCACCCTGCTGGGCAGCCTGCATCCTGTCGACGACGCATGGCTGGCCGCCGCGCATGCGTCCCACCCGGCGCTGGCCGCGCTACCCGGCCCGCGCACCGCGCTGCTCCTGGGCGGGCCCAGCCGGCATGTGGAATTCGACCTGGCCGCGTTCGAGCGGCTGGCGGCGACGCTGCTGCCACGCATCACCGCCGAGGGTGGCAGCCTGCTGGCCACGGTGTCGCGGCGCACACCACTCGACGTCCTCACCGCCCTGCGCGCACGCGCCGCCGACCTGCCCGGCATGTGCTGGACCGGGCCCGGTGATGGCGCCAATCCGTATGCCGGCCTGCTGGCCTGGGCCGACCGCATCGTCTGCAGCGCGGACTCGGTGAACATGCTGTCGGAAGCCGGCGCCACCCGGGTGCCGGTGTTCGTCGCCGAGCCGGAACGCGTGCGCGGGCGGCCGCGGCGGTTCATCGATGCGTTGCTGGCGCGCGGACGCGTGCGGGCGCTGGATGCGGCGCTGGCGCCGTTCGACGTCGAGCCGCTGCGCGAGACCGCGCGCATCGCCGCCCTGGTGCGCGAGCGCCTCGACCTGCGCGATTGA
- the btuB gene encoding TonB-dependent vitamin B12 receptor, whose amino-acid sequence MHVRPLFLAIAAALPLLPHAAHAVTAAVDLDEVVVTGTRTPIRLVDSIAPVQVINRDDIERSQASSLPDLLRGRAGIDLVNQGGPGKLTTISMRGTESDHVLVLVDGVRMGTATAGLVMFQDLPLEQIDRIEIVRGPRSSLYGSEALGGVIQIFTRRDQGAATPRFSAGFGSHNLRQASAGIGAGGERGWYGVDVAWQRTDGIDACRGSATLFAGCFADEPDRDGYRNRSLNLRGGIDLGRDLALEASLLRAASENEYDGTVFGGNESENLQQAMGSKLTWTVSPRLLLTAQAGRSYDRSDNYFVDDATPRRLLSEFDTRRDTASLQADVDLAAGRMLSVGVDWQDDRVDSTTDYDVATRDNLGVFAGFHGTFGTHRLQASVRHDDNQQYGTHTTGSLGWGLALGHGLRLTAGYATGFRAPSFNELYFPISGNPALGPETSKSLNAGIAQAGDGWHWALDAYQNEVDDLIGYDSGFNLIQADTARIRGAELTAGVDLAGWDVGVQLSHVDPRNRSEGPNRDNLLTRRARNSGRVDVDREFGAFRLGATLNGAGHRYDDAANRVRLGGFATTDLRVEYAFAPAWRVQARLANVFDRRYETIRWYNQPGREFVVTLRYAPVR is encoded by the coding sequence ATGCACGTCCGACCATTGTTCCTGGCCATCGCGGCCGCCCTGCCACTGCTGCCGCACGCAGCCCACGCCGTCACTGCCGCCGTCGACCTCGACGAAGTGGTGGTCACCGGCACCCGCACGCCGATCCGCCTCGTCGACAGCATCGCCCCGGTGCAGGTGATCAACCGCGACGACATCGAACGCAGCCAGGCCAGCTCGCTGCCGGACCTGCTGCGCGGGCGCGCCGGCATCGACCTGGTCAACCAGGGCGGCCCCGGCAAGCTCACCACGATCTCCATGCGCGGCACCGAATCCGACCATGTGCTGGTGCTGGTGGACGGCGTGCGCATGGGGACCGCGACTGCCGGCCTGGTGATGTTCCAGGACCTGCCGCTGGAGCAGATCGATCGCATCGAGATCGTGCGCGGCCCGCGTTCGAGCCTGTACGGCTCGGAGGCGCTGGGCGGGGTGATCCAGATCTTCACCCGTCGCGACCAGGGTGCCGCCACGCCGCGCTTCAGCGCCGGCTTCGGCAGCCACAACCTGCGCCAGGCCAGTGCCGGCATCGGCGCCGGTGGCGAACGCGGCTGGTATGGCGTGGACGTTGCCTGGCAGCGCACCGACGGCATCGATGCCTGCCGCGGTTCGGCGACGCTGTTCGCCGGCTGCTTCGCCGACGAGCCCGACCGCGACGGCTACCGCAACCGCTCGCTCAACCTGCGCGGCGGGATCGACCTCGGCCGCGACCTCGCGCTGGAAGCCAGCCTGCTGCGCGCGGCGTCCGAGAACGAGTACGACGGCACCGTGTTCGGCGGCAACGAGTCCGAGAACCTGCAGCAGGCCATGGGTTCGAAGCTCACCTGGACGGTCTCGCCGCGGCTGCTCCTGACCGCACAGGCCGGACGCTCGTACGACAGGTCGGACAACTACTTCGTCGACGACGCCACCCCGCGCAGATTGCTGAGCGAGTTCGACACCCGCCGCGACACCGCCTCGCTGCAGGCCGATGTCGACCTCGCCGCGGGCCGCATGCTGTCGGTCGGCGTGGACTGGCAGGACGATCGGGTCGACAGCACCACCGACTACGACGTGGCCACGCGCGACAACCTCGGCGTGTTCGCCGGTTTCCACGGCACGTTCGGCACGCATCGCCTGCAGGCCAGCGTGCGCCATGACGACAACCAGCAGTACGGCACCCACACCACCGGCAGCCTCGGCTGGGGCCTGGCGCTTGGCCACGGGCTGCGGCTGACCGCCGGCTACGCAACGGGCTTCCGCGCGCCCAGTTTCAACGAGCTGTACTTCCCGATCTCCGGCAACCCGGCGCTGGGGCCGGAAACGTCGAAGAGCCTCAACGCCGGCATCGCCCAGGCCGGCGACGGTTGGCACTGGGCGCTGGATGCCTACCAGAACGAGGTCGACGATCTGATCGGCTACGACAGCGGCTTCAACCTGATCCAGGCCGATACTGCGCGTATCCGCGGGGCCGAACTCACGGCCGGCGTGGACCTGGCGGGCTGGGACGTCGGCGTGCAGCTGAGCCATGTCGACCCGCGCAACCGCAGCGAGGGACCCAACCGCGACAACCTGCTCACCCGCCGCGCACGCAACAGCGGCCGGGTCGACGTGGACCGTGAATTCGGGGCGTTCCGTCTCGGTGCCACTCTCAACGGCGCCGGCCACCGCTACGACGATGCCGCCAACCGGGTGCGGCTGGGCGGCTTCGCCACCACCGACCTGCGCGTGGAATACGCGTTTGCTCCCGCGTGGCGCGTGCAGGCGCGGCTGGCCAACGTGTTCGACCGCCGCTACGAGACCATCCGCTGGTACAACCAGCCCGGCCGCGAGTTCGTGGTGACCCTGCGCTACGCGCCGGTGCGCTGA
- a CDS encoding phosphoglycolate phosphatase, with amino-acid sequence MARPQLQTAMTFPFSAVLFDLDGTLVDSASDIAEAVNRMLVELGLPRVPEARILGWIGEGAHQLITSALRDAGSTLEADAVYARFMVHYEACLLLDPRLYDGVVDTLQTLRDRGVRMAVCTNKPSRFVPPLLAAMGIDGYFEGVVGGDSLAWRKPDPRPLLHLAAQLDVEPARCLMVGDSETDFAAARAAGMPVVLVSYGYPRSFDLHAAGALAVIDRFGELLGLE; translated from the coding sequence ATGGCCCGCCCGCAGCTGCAGACCGCCATGACGTTTCCGTTCTCCGCCGTCCTGTTCGACCTCGACGGCACCCTTGTCGACAGTGCGTCGGACATCGCCGAAGCGGTCAACCGCATGCTGGTCGAGCTCGGCCTGCCGCGCGTGCCGGAGGCGCGCATCCTCGGCTGGATCGGCGAAGGCGCGCACCAGCTGATCACCAGCGCGCTGCGCGATGCCGGCAGCACCCTCGAGGCCGATGCCGTGTACGCACGCTTCATGGTCCATTACGAGGCCTGCCTGCTGCTGGATCCGCGGCTGTATGACGGCGTCGTCGACACCCTGCAGACATTGCGCGACCGCGGCGTGCGGATGGCGGTTTGCACCAACAAGCCGTCGCGCTTCGTGCCGCCGCTGCTGGCGGCGATGGGCATCGATGGCTATTTCGAGGGTGTCGTCGGTGGCGACAGCCTGGCCTGGCGCAAGCCGGACCCGCGCCCGCTGCTGCACCTGGCCGCGCAGCTGGATGTGGAACCCGCGCGTTGCCTGATGGTTGGCGACTCCGAAACCGACTTCGCCGCCGCGCGCGCGGCCGGCATGCCGGTGGTGCTGGTCAGCTACGGCTACCCGCGCAGTTTCGACCTGCATGCGGCGGGGGCGCTTGCGGTGATCGACCGCTTCGGGGAACTGCTCGGGCTGGAGTGA